In Anser cygnoides isolate HZ-2024a breed goose chromosome 23, Taihu_goose_T2T_genome, whole genome shotgun sequence, the following are encoded in one genomic region:
- the SSU72 gene encoding RNA polymerase II subunit A C-terminal domain phosphatase SSU72, whose amino-acid sequence MPSSPLRVAVVCSSNQNRSMEAHNILSKRGFSVRSFGTGTHVKLPGPAPDKPNVYDFKTTYDQMYNDLLRKDKELYTQNGILHMLDRNKRIKPRPERFQNCKDVFDLILTCEERVYDQVVEDLNSREQETCQPVHVINVDIQDNHEEATLGAFLICELCQCIQHTEDMENEIDELLQEFEEKSGRTFLHTVCFY is encoded by the exons ATGCCGTCCTCGCCGCTCCGCGTGGCCGTCGTGTGCTCCAGCAACCAGAACCGCAGCATGGAGGCGCACAACATCCTCAG CAAACGAGGATTCAGTGTCCGATCCTTTGGAACAGGGACTCACGTGAAACTGCCAGGACCAGCACCGGACAAGCCAAATGTTTATGATTTCAAAACAACATATGATCAGATGTACAATGATCTGCTTAGGAAAGACAAAGAACT ATACACACAGAATGGGATTTTACATATGTTGGACAGAAATAAGAGAATCAAGCCACGACCAGAGAGATTCCAGAACTGCAAAGACGTTTTTGATTTGATTCTTACGTGTGAAGAAAGAGTCTATGATCAAGTAGTAGAAG ATTTAAATTCCAGAGAGCAGGAGACGTGTCAGCCAGTACACGTGATCAATGTGGACATTCAGGATAACCATGAGGAGGCAACCCTGGGTGCTTTCCTTATCTGTGAGCTCTGCCAGTGT ataCAGCACACAGAAgacatggaaaatgaaatagatGAGCTGTTACAGGAATTCGAAGAGAAAAGTGGAAGGACTTTTCTTCATACTGTCTGCTTTTATTAA
- the FNDC10 gene encoding fibronectin type III domain-containing protein 10 translates to MPSPLPALLALLCLCGPPPAAAPPDEQQQQQQQQQQQQQWCPYKVRAEGAAAAGRLCFRPPARGFQCSARACLAHRSPGGALVANALRNGSVLLQWAPPRPAAGLRGFALNCSWDGTYTRFPCDSVELGASCRDYLLPEAHGGVRYRLCLQPRYAPPRPAPPAQCVEFRVEPAAMRDIVVAMTAVGGSICVMLVFICLLVAYITENLMSPAGGGGGAPPPRVGREAWRRSPQPRRGPGLLLGCSWFFFSDRERDGVSELCSYRFCPRRRLKLWSAWVWLFQAPGIWGFLVSFFFLLEILICVKRGLQPEPCSRSELVGSQWIKSEWWQTSTSARKSSAARSKRQIPQRARPRRLSRTCSF, encoded by the coding sequence ATGCCCAGCCCGCTGCCGGCCCTGCTcgccctgctctgcctctgcgggccgccccccgccgccgcccccccggacgagcagcaacagcagcagcagcagcagcagcagcagcagcagtggtgcCCCTACAAGGTGCGGGCcgagggggcggcggcggccgggcggctgTGCTTCCGACCCCCGGCCCGCGGCTTCCAGTGCTCGGCCCGGGCCTGCCTGGCTCACCGCTCCCCCGGCGGAGCCCTGGTGGCCAACGCGCTGCGCAACGGCAGCGTCCTGCTGCAGtgggccccgccgcggcccgcCGCCGGCCTCCGCGGCTTCGCCCTCAACTGCTCGTGGGACGGCACCTACACGCGCTTCCCCTGCGATAGCGTGGAGCTGGGGGCCTCCTGTCGCGACTACCTGCTGCCCGAGGCGCACGGCGGGGTCCGCTATCgcctgtgcctgcagccccgctACGCCCCGCCGAGGCCCGCGCCGCCCGCGCAGTGCGTGGAGTTCCGCGTGGAGCCCGCCGCCATGAGGGACATCGTCGTCGCCATGACGGCTGTCGGCGGCTCCATCTGCGTCATGCTCGTCTTCATCTGCCTGCTGGTGGCCTACATCACCGAGAACCTCATGAgcccggccggcggcggcggcggcgctccGCCGCCTCGCGTCGGGCGTGAAGCGTGGCGACGGTCCCCACAACCCCGACGTGGccccgggctgctgctgggctgttcTTGGTTTTTCTTCTCCGACAGGGAGAGAGATGGGGTCTCTGAGCTCTGTTCCTACCGGTTCTGCCCACGGCGTCGTTTGAAGCTTTGGTCGGCTTGGGTTTGGCTTTTCCAGGCTCCcgggatttggggttttcttgtgtctttcttctttcttttggagATCCTCATTTGTGTAAAGAGGGGTTTGCAGCCCGAGCCATGCTCAAGGTCTGAACTTGTAGGATCGCAGTGGATTAAAAGCGAGTGGTGGCAAACATCCACAAGTGCCAGAAAAAGTTCTGCTGCTAGAAGCAAGCGACAGATCCCACAGAGGGCCCGTCCGAGAAGACTCTCAAGAACATGCTCGTTTTAA